The Chondrinema litorale genome includes a window with the following:
- a CDS encoding RagB/SusD family nutrient uptake outer membrane protein, giving the protein MKKVILSIIMAALFTACDIDRFPYDSIASEELFAGEGGLESATLGNYALLKGDADGNGFAPQLHRLTEYPGDNVSLSGTTTDPLFYTYNYHNITTSSRANNLWSAGYKAVVGCNKVIELASEGESVEMDHLIGENYYLRGLIYFQLVNVFGRPYSQGTSNLGVPLKTTSSIEDLPDRNTVGEVYEQVVQDLLKAETLMSLTKTNSYATQEAAQALLSRVYLYMEENDKAIEFADKVINSGQFSLVSTSSLPSYFNMNPDDNPETIFCFKYLEESDYNHGWYTVGSMYANIQGSGWGEMYASSSYLELLNQHPEDARINFIEPQYLTDTEGNKIPVVYWIDDTYKYQFRETFEDGGVTYFTENETNYEVMSEQDGDLTKYYFTNSSNEKVSLIMDYDMDKRNGYPKFYILKASLQDDVPQLWSPVVSRLAELYLNKAEAYAKLGNTSMALENVNIIRERAGIPTYGSAADFPEGQEIMDVVLDERRMELAYEGHRKFDVFRNNRVLDRHYPGTHLNGNNPYYEVEPTDDRVIEYIPESQIIAQPSLIQNQ; this is encoded by the coding sequence ATGAAAAAAGTTATTCTCTCAATTATAATGGCTGCTCTTTTTACAGCCTGTGATATAGATCGCTTCCCTTATGATTCCATCGCTTCAGAAGAGTTATTTGCTGGCGAAGGTGGTTTGGAATCTGCTACGCTCGGAAACTATGCTTTACTAAAAGGAGATGCAGATGGCAATGGCTTTGCACCTCAGTTACACCGTTTAACAGAGTATCCTGGAGATAATGTTTCTCTAAGCGGAACAACAACAGACCCATTGTTCTATACTTACAACTACCATAATATTACAACCAGTAGCAGAGCTAATAATTTATGGTCTGCTGGTTACAAAGCTGTAGTTGGTTGTAACAAAGTTATCGAGCTTGCATCAGAAGGTGAGTCTGTGGAAATGGATCATTTGATTGGTGAAAACTACTACCTAAGAGGATTGATCTACTTCCAATTGGTAAATGTTTTCGGCAGACCTTATTCTCAAGGAACTTCAAATTTGGGAGTACCTCTTAAAACAACATCTAGTATAGAAGACTTACCAGACAGAAACACAGTAGGCGAAGTTTATGAGCAAGTAGTTCAGGATTTATTAAAAGCTGAGACTTTAATGTCTCTTACTAAAACCAATTCTTATGCAACTCAAGAAGCTGCACAAGCTTTACTTTCAAGGGTTTATTTGTACATGGAAGAAAACGATAAAGCCATTGAATTTGCCGATAAAGTGATTAATTCTGGTCAGTTTAGCTTGGTTTCTACAAGCAGCTTGCCTAGCTATTTCAACATGAATCCAGACGATAACCCAGAAACAATTTTCTGTTTTAAATATCTGGAAGAATCTGATTATAACCACGGTTGGTACACTGTAGGAAGTATGTATGCGAACATTCAAGGTTCTGGTTGGGGAGAGATGTATGCTTCAAGTTCTTATCTTGAATTATTAAACCAACACCCAGAAGATGCTAGAATTAACTTTATCGAACCTCAATACCTTACCGATACCGAAGGAAATAAAATTCCTGTAGTTTACTGGATAGACGATACTTACAAATATCAGTTTAGAGAAACATTTGAAGATGGTGGAGTTACCTATTTTACCGAAAATGAAACCAATTACGAAGTAATGTCTGAACAAGATGGAGATTTAACCAAATACTATTTCACTAACAGCAGTAATGAGAAAGTATCGCTAATAATGGATTATGATATGGACAAGCGAAATGGCTATCCTAAATTCTATATCTTAAAAGCTTCTCTGCAAGATGATGTGCCACAACTTTGGTCGCCAGTTGTATCGAGATTGGCTGAGTTATACCTAAACAAAGCAGAGGCTTATGCAAAATTAGGTAACACAAGTATGGCTTTAGAGAATGTAAATATTATTAGAGAAAGAGCTGGTATTCCAACTTACGGTTCTGCAGCAGACTTTCCAGAAGGGCAAGAAATTATGGATGTAGTGTTGGATGAAAGAAGAATGGAGTTGGCTTATGAAGGACACAGAAAATTTGATGTGTTTAGAAATAACAGGGTGTTGGATAGACATTATCCGGGGACACACTTAAATGGCAATAATCCATATTACGAGGTGGAGCCAACTGATGACAGAGTAATTGAATACATTCCTGAAAGTCAGATTATCGCGCAACCATCACTCATACAAAACCAATAG
- a CDS encoding DUF3472 domain-containing protein, with translation MNKTVTQMLITFTILLFSALFGCDSEAVYYTPKDTDDETLNFTKRIPAGGNSWVLDDISQTESIIFDSGIHNWTSTEDVIRTYFWTNKSGSLHVGLNIKAPTGSSTIKVTVGDETKEVEVSNTDYADVEIGAFNLDSDGYHFVEIQAIEKSSTYIGDVTEILIGGSATSGDVHYIENEEDFYFGRRGPSVHLSYSMPENKDIVWFYNEVTISENEDVLGSYFMANGFNEGYFGMQVNSETERRILFSVWSPYTTDNPDEIPEDYRIKLLGSGDGVTINSFGNEGSGGQSYLKYDWVAGTTYKFLLKGEPAENNSTDYTAYFYAPEIGEWKLIASFRRPYTHTYLTRFHSFLENFITHTGDNSRKGNYQNQWVYDTNGNWNELTEAKFTVDATGRNEVRLDFTGGAEGESFYLKNCGFISESSTPDISFSRTATGNQPDIDFTALEVPTVK, from the coding sequence ATGAATAAAACTGTAACTCAGATGCTCATTACCTTTACTATTTTGCTATTTTCTGCACTTTTTGGCTGCGATTCAGAAGCTGTTTATTATACACCAAAAGATACAGATGATGAGACGCTCAATTTTACCAAAAGAATACCGGCAGGAGGTAATAGCTGGGTTCTTGATGATATTAGCCAGACTGAAAGTATCATATTTGATAGTGGAATCCACAATTGGACAAGTACCGAAGATGTTATCCGCACTTATTTTTGGACGAATAAATCTGGTAGTTTGCATGTGGGCTTAAACATAAAAGCACCGACTGGTTCTTCTACCATAAAAGTTACTGTTGGCGATGAAACTAAGGAAGTAGAAGTAAGTAATACTGATTATGCGGATGTTGAAATTGGTGCTTTTAATCTAGATTCAGATGGCTATCATTTTGTGGAGATTCAAGCCATAGAAAAAAGCTCGACTTACATAGGAGATGTTACTGAAATCTTGATAGGAGGAAGTGCAACTTCGGGTGATGTGCATTATATCGAAAACGAAGAAGATTTCTATTTTGGAAGGAGAGGACCGTCTGTCCATCTATCGTATTCAATGCCAGAAAATAAAGACATAGTTTGGTTTTATAATGAAGTAACTATTTCAGAAAATGAAGATGTACTAGGCTCTTACTTTATGGCTAATGGCTTTAATGAAGGCTATTTTGGGATGCAGGTAAACAGTGAGACAGAAAGAAGAATACTGTTCTCTGTTTGGAGTCCGTATACTACTGACAATCCAGATGAGATTCCAGAAGATTATAGGATTAAGCTATTAGGCTCAGGTGATGGAGTTACAATTAATTCTTTTGGCAACGAAGGTTCTGGTGGACAGAGTTATTTAAAGTACGATTGGGTTGCAGGTACAACTTACAAATTTTTGCTCAAAGGTGAGCCTGCTGAAAATAACTCAACAGATTATACAGCCTATTTTTATGCTCCTGAAATTGGCGAATGGAAATTAATAGCCAGTTTTAGAAGGCCATACACCCATACTTATCTTACCAGATTTCATTCATTCCTAGAAAACTTTATTACTCATACAGGCGATAATTCCAGAAAAGGTAACTACCAAAACCAATGGGTGTACGATACCAATGGAAACTGGAACGAGCTTACCGAAGCTAAATTTACAGTAGATGCAACAGGCAGAAACGAAGTAAGATTAGATTTTACAGGTGGAGCAGAAGGAGAAAGCTTTTACCTCAAAAACTGCGGTTTCATTTCTGAAAGTTCTACTCCAGATATTTCCTTCTCCAGAACGGCAACTGGCAACCAACCCGATATTGATTTTACTGCCTTGGAAGTACCTACTGTTAAATAA
- a CDS encoding acyltransferase family protein, which yields MNNNTIAPSLSKKKILLDIHYFRAFAILCIIGIHVHSQVKWNDNEILGNIIKVLLENSTFYFVFISGFLFQHLSKKFEFKDFLEKKFKYVLQPYLIFSIPIIVGRIILNRHAPFALEYDSNFENLSIFEQFFFYVITGSHLRPFWFIPLLVFFYVCAPLLNKIDKKPQLYWFLPIVLLFSFYFERGNLYQLPRNFLHFVPIYILGMFASRNKKTIYAFLKKHRKSLVFATIVSFYYAFIEMENHSFYLQKLISTFLIFSFFHSFSKHINKKIAKIIDFVAVYSFGLFFIHDIFEVLLKHINLHLFKFHDIISGFSGLVILYITIIVASITILYLLKSIIGKGSRKFIGV from the coding sequence ATGAATAATAACACGATTGCACCAAGCCTATCCAAAAAAAAAATTTTATTAGATATACATTATTTTAGAGCTTTTGCTATACTATGTATAATTGGGATACATGTCCATTCTCAAGTTAAATGGAATGATAATGAAATTTTAGGGAATATTATTAAGGTACTACTAGAAAACTCAACATTTTATTTCGTTTTTATTTCTGGATTCTTATTTCAACATTTATCAAAAAAATTTGAGTTCAAAGATTTTCTAGAGAAAAAATTCAAATATGTTTTACAACCTTATTTAATCTTTTCAATACCTATTATAGTAGGGCGAATTATTTTAAATAGGCATGCTCCATTTGCATTAGAATATGATTCTAATTTTGAAAACTTAAGCATTTTTGAACAGTTCTTTTTTTATGTAATAACTGGTAGCCATTTAAGGCCTTTCTGGTTCATACCATTACTTGTATTTTTTTATGTCTGTGCTCCATTGTTAAATAAGATCGATAAAAAGCCTCAATTATACTGGTTTCTACCCATAGTATTACTTTTTTCTTTTTATTTTGAAAGGGGAAATTTATACCAACTGCCTCGTAATTTCCTTCACTTTGTACCTATATATATATTAGGAATGTTTGCAAGCAGGAATAAAAAAACAATCTATGCATTTCTAAAAAAACATAGAAAAAGTCTAGTGTTTGCAACTATAGTTAGTTTCTATTACGCATTTATAGAAATGGAGAACCATTCATTCTATTTACAAAAACTAATTTCTACATTTTTAATATTTTCTTTTTTCCATAGTTTCTCAAAGCATATAAATAAGAAAATTGCCAAAATCATAGATTTTGTTGCAGTATATAGTTTTGGGTTATTTTTCATTCATGACATCTTTGAGGTTTTGCTAAAACATATAAACTTACATTTATTTAAATTTCATGACATTATTAGTGGATTTAGCGGACTGGTTATTTTATATATTACAATTATTGTAGCTTCAATAACAATACTATATTTATTAAAATCTATTATTGGAAAAGGTAGTAGGAAATTTATTGGTGTTTAA